The proteins below are encoded in one region of Candidatus Thiodiazotropha sp. LNASS1:
- a CDS encoding TusE/DsrC/DsvC family sulfur relay protein: MPQTAAPTTNTASPPPLFDGSGYLIDHLSWSEQLARDLAQQEGVGELSEQHWQVLRHIRERYLSLGALPNMRQVCRATGIPRWKVHNLFGSCLSIWRIAGLPDPGEEAKAYLS; this comes from the coding sequence ATGCCCCAGACTGCCGCACCGACAACCAACACCGCTTCCCCGCCCCCGCTTTTCGATGGGAGCGGTTATCTCATCGATCATCTGTCATGGAGCGAACAGCTTGCCCGCGATCTGGCCCAGCAGGAGGGGGTGGGAGAACTGAGTGAACAACACTGGCAGGTGCTGCGACACATCCGTGAACGCTATCTGAGTCTGGGCGCCTTGCCCAATATGCGCCAGGTATGCCGAGCCACGGGCATACCCCGCTGGAAGGTCCATAATCTATTCGGGAGTTGCCTCAGCATCTGGCGTATCGCCGGACTTCCCGATCCTGGCGAGGAGGCCAAAGCCTACCTGAGCTGA
- a CDS encoding ferredoxin--NADP reductase: protein MEKWLEGTIVEKRHWADKLYSIRLKAPVDKFTAGQFTRLALEIDGERVARPYSFVNPPQDEMLEIHFNEVENGPLSPRLAALEPGDRVWVSARANGFFTLDQLPGSENLWMIATGTALGVYLSILRTEHSWRRYRQMVLVHNVRYKDQLSYSEEIDNLKQRYGERFIYQPITSQERVDGALQGRILAALEDGRLESHTGVVLTPEKSHVMLCGNMGMIREVSAALEARGMRKHRKREPGHFTTEKYH, encoded by the coding sequence GTGGAAAAGTGGCTGGAAGGTACGATAGTCGAGAAACGGCATTGGGCTGACAAGCTCTACTCTATTCGCCTCAAGGCGCCCGTGGATAAGTTCACTGCCGGGCAGTTCACTCGCCTCGCACTGGAAATCGATGGTGAGCGGGTGGCGCGGCCCTACTCATTCGTTAATCCACCCCAGGATGAGATGCTGGAGATCCATTTCAATGAAGTGGAGAACGGTCCTCTAAGTCCCCGACTTGCTGCCCTGGAACCGGGTGACCGGGTCTGGGTCTCAGCCCGGGCCAACGGCTTTTTCACCCTGGATCAGCTACCGGGTAGCGAAAACCTCTGGATGATCGCCACTGGAACGGCGCTGGGTGTCTATCTCTCCATTCTGCGTACCGAGCATTCATGGCGGCGATACCGGCAGATGGTTCTGGTACACAACGTTCGCTACAAGGATCAGCTCAGTTACAGCGAGGAGATCGACAACCTGAAGCAGCGTTATGGTGAGCGCTTCATCTATCAGCCGATTACAAGTCAGGAGCGGGTGGATGGCGCCTTGCAGGGACGGATTCTGGCCGCACTGGAAGATGGTCGTCTCGAGAGTCATACCGGAGTCGTACTTACCCCGGAGAAGTCACATGTGATGCTTTGCGGCAACATGGGCATGATCCGGGAGGTATCCGCCGCCCTGGAGGCCAGGGGCATGCGCAAGCATCGCAAGCGGGAGCCGGGGCACTTCACCACTGAAAAGTATCACTGA
- a CDS encoding NADH:flavin oxidoreductase/NADH oxidase, with protein MSQLFTPYALGRLNLENRIVIAPMCQYSALEGRATDWHLIHLGHLALSGAGLLFIEATAVTPEGRISQNDLGLWSDGTEKALARVVERLRTYSNMPLAIQLAHAGRKASTALPWAGGGQISPEEGGWQTCAPSPLPWSEEQRPPVALDRQGMTEIRQAFIDAAVRAHRLGIEVIELHAAHGYLLHQFLSPLSNQREDTYGGSLENRLRYPLEVFEAVREAIPSGIPVGIRISATDWIEGGWDIGQSLILAEALKQLDCSFIHVSSGGLSPLQQIPAAAGFQVTFAERIRHEVGVPTIAVGLITEPEQAEQIVVSGQADLVALARGILYNPRWPWHAAATLGGQVIAPPQYWRSPPVGTDSLFTGAS; from the coding sequence ATGAGCCAGCTATTCACCCCCTACGCCCTCGGCCGGCTAAACCTGGAAAACCGCATTGTCATCGCCCCGATGTGTCAATATTCGGCGCTGGAGGGCCGGGCCACAGACTGGCACCTGATCCACCTCGGCCACCTGGCACTCTCCGGCGCCGGCCTGCTTTTCATCGAAGCCACAGCAGTCACCCCAGAAGGGCGCATCTCGCAGAATGACCTCGGTCTCTGGTCGGATGGCACTGAAAAGGCACTGGCGCGGGTTGTCGAGCGTCTGCGCACCTATTCGAATATGCCTCTCGCCATCCAGTTGGCCCATGCCGGACGCAAAGCCTCCACCGCTCTCCCCTGGGCCGGCGGTGGACAGATCTCACCGGAAGAGGGTGGATGGCAGACATGCGCCCCCTCCCCCTTACCCTGGAGTGAGGAACAACGCCCACCTGTGGCACTGGACAGGCAAGGCATGACAGAGATACGCCAGGCCTTCATTGACGCCGCCGTACGCGCCCACCGACTGGGTATCGAGGTGATCGAACTCCATGCCGCCCATGGCTATCTGCTGCATCAGTTTCTGTCCCCCCTGTCTAATCAGCGTGAAGATACCTATGGTGGATCCCTGGAAAACCGCCTGCGCTATCCACTGGAGGTCTTCGAAGCGGTACGTGAGGCGATCCCATCCGGGATACCGGTCGGCATCCGTATCTCGGCCACGGACTGGATCGAGGGGGGCTGGGATATCGGGCAAAGCCTTATCCTGGCTGAAGCACTGAAACAGCTTGACTGTAGCTTCATCCATGTCTCCAGCGGAGGCCTCTCCCCGCTGCAGCAGATTCCTGCTGCAGCCGGTTTTCAAGTGACCTTTGCGGAACGCATCCGACATGAGGTTGGGGTGCCGACGATTGCGGTTGGGCTGATCACCGAGCCGGAGCAGGCGGAACAGATTGTCGTTTCCGGACAGGCGGATCTGGTGGCACTGGCCCGCGGTATTCTCTACAACCCACGCTGGCCCTGGCATGCGGCTGCCACCCTGGGTGGTCAGGTCATCGCACCGCCGCAATACTGGCGGTCGCCGCCGGTCGGCACTGATTCTCTATTCACCGGGGCCAGTTGA
- a CDS encoding TIGR01777 family oxidoreductase: MNIAISGSTGFIGSHLSRMLRNQGHTVVPVGRRDFNGGTQHLSTLVDGCDAVINLAGAPINRRWTSGYKRTLIASRVETTRMLVDAISQTSKRPKTIISTSGMGAFSSDGRYTEHDVANAADFLGELSFDWESAAWEAETLGMRVVVFRLSLVLGANGGLMNQVLLPFRLGSGGPVASGEQHFSWIHIDDLVNAYLMTLDNRNCKGIYHLAAPNPVNNLEFTRILGKVLNRPTPLRVPTALLKVMYGEGAQAMTSGQCIVSERLAETGFKFRYPNLDGAIRAIVKASAGNCSVIDLVNSRG; encoded by the coding sequence ATGAACATCGCCATCAGTGGATCAACCGGGTTTATCGGCAGCCACCTTAGCCGCATGCTGCGCAATCAGGGGCATACTGTGGTGCCTGTCGGCCGACGTGATTTCAATGGCGGAACCCAACATCTCTCGACACTCGTTGATGGCTGCGATGCAGTGATCAACCTGGCCGGCGCGCCAATCAACCGTCGCTGGACATCTGGCTACAAGCGCACCCTCATCGCCAGCCGGGTTGAAACCACGCGTATGCTGGTGGATGCAATCTCGCAAACCTCTAAACGGCCCAAGACCATCATTTCAACCTCAGGCATGGGCGCCTTCAGTTCAGATGGCCGCTATACAGAGCACGATGTCGCCAATGCTGCAGATTTCCTGGGTGAACTCTCATTTGACTGGGAATCCGCAGCCTGGGAGGCGGAAACCCTCGGTATGCGTGTCGTCGTGTTCAGGCTCTCCCTGGTACTTGGCGCAAATGGCGGTTTGATGAATCAGGTTTTACTGCCATTCCGGTTGGGCTCGGGTGGACCCGTCGCAAGCGGAGAACAACATTTCTCCTGGATCCATATCGATGATCTTGTCAACGCCTATCTGATGACGTTGGATAACCGAAATTGCAAAGGCATCTATCATCTTGCCGCGCCCAATCCGGTAAACAATCTGGAGTTCACACGCATACTGGGTAAAGTGCTGAACCGGCCTACCCCATTACGCGTCCCGACTGCACTGTTGAAAGTGATGTATGGTGAAGGTGCCCAGGCAATGACATCGGGACAGTGCATCGTCTCGGAACGGCTTGCAGAAACAGGCTTCAAGTTCCGCTACCCAAATCTTGATGGTGCAATTCGAGCAATCGTCAAGGCATCCGCTGGAAACTGTTCTGTCATCGATCTTGTCAACTCGAGGGGATAG
- a CDS encoding glutathione peroxidase, whose amino-acid sequence MDSNTFMQKLPPGLTMTLVAAMWLIPFAGHAQSDTGLICNEHSSYSKRQLNSKHIDNLCETYRGKVMLVVNTASRCAFTDQYDGLEKTYSRYRDRGLVVLGFPSNDFGNQEPGSEVKIKKFCRLTYGVQFPMYAKSRVTGEDADPFYRALADAAGTPPRWNFHKYLIDRDGKLVGSYNSFVKPGSSKLIQAIEDLL is encoded by the coding sequence ATGGATTCAAATACATTCATGCAAAAATTACCCCCCGGCTTAACCATGACGCTTGTTGCAGCTATGTGGCTGATTCCTTTTGCCGGCCATGCACAAAGTGATACTGGTTTGATATGTAATGAACACAGCAGTTACTCGAAACGGCAACTCAACAGTAAGCATATCGACAACCTGTGTGAGACCTACCGGGGAAAGGTGATGCTGGTGGTCAATACCGCCAGCCGTTGCGCATTCACAGATCAATACGACGGATTGGAAAAGACCTATTCACGCTATCGTGACCGCGGACTGGTGGTTCTCGGTTTTCCATCCAACGACTTCGGCAACCAGGAACCGGGTAGCGAGGTGAAGATCAAAAAGTTCTGCCGACTCACCTATGGTGTGCAGTTTCCCATGTATGCCAAGTCACGGGTCACGGGTGAGGATGCGGATCCCTTCTATCGTGCATTGGCCGATGCAGCGGGCACTCCGCCACGCTGGAACTTTCACAAATACCTTATCGATCGTGACGGTAAACTTGTAGGAAGCTACAACAGCTTCGTCAAGCCCGGGAGCTCGAAACTGATCCAGGCAATCGAAGACCTGTTATGA